ATCACCAACGGGATTATCCAGGGATTCGTTGACCCGGCACTGGGGTTGGATTCCTTTACCACGGGTGGGCTTTCACACATGGATTACATCCTGGATGGTGAGAAACGGCTCTGGCTGGATGTCCAGGTGAGCCAAGTGTAACACCCGTGAGGGTGTATGCCAAATGGAATTGGGGTTGCTCGTGGGTACCCGTGGGCAACCCCTTTTTATCATGACAAGACACGGCGAGGGTTACTGTAAAAGACGAAGCTTTGAAATCAATCACCCGGATGTTCTTGAAACCGGTTATCTGGGGTGCGGAAACCTTTATCAAGCAGGATAATTAAATTATTAGCTAAAGGGTTTCGATTATTCTATCGCCCCTTCCCGCAAAGCGGGATGGGACGCCCATATCTATAATTCTTGCAGGGGCGGGCGGAATGAGTTCTCGTCCATCTTCAACCCCTCGTCAATCCGCTTCAACATACTTTGTTTGTCACGGGGTAGCTGGCCTGAGATATTCAGGAAGTTCGAAATATGGTCGCTCAATAACAGGCTGTCAATCTCAAGATTTTCAATGAGCAGTTTGACTTCCCTTAACGCCTCGTGGGGGGAGAGCAGTTTAAACTTGCCCGTTTGATAATCTTTATACAAGGGTGCTATCGGCACAGGGACCCAGGTTCGCAACCTGATAAAATCCGGATTAACGGCATTCAATACCTTTGCCGTATCAATGGCGTGCTCCTTGGTCAGTTCCTTTCCGCCAATTCCGACCAGAACATACTCGCTCAATTCAATCCCGGCTTCCTTAACCCTTTTCCCGGTTTCTATCATGGTCTTCGCATCCGCGCCTTTTTGGATGCGCTTCAATACCTCATCATTCCCACTTTCCAGCCCTTTGTGCAATCTCGTCAAACCGGCTTTATGCAGCCGTTTCAGGTCTTCCAGAATCTTAAACTTTAGAATCTTACCTGAGGCATAAAGGGTTATTCGTTTCAATTTAGGGAACGTTTTATAGGAGAATTTGAATATTTCTTCCAGCTCATCCGTTTTCATTATGATGGTGTTGCCGTCCGGCAAGAACATCGAATGGACCGCCTCTGTGCCGTATAGTTCTCGCGCGCTTGTGATATCCTCTTTAATATCCTTAACAGAGCGGATGGAAAACTTTACGCCCTTATACATCCCGCAGAAGGTGCATTTATTGTGCGGGCAGCCGAGCGTCGCCTGGATGAGGAGGCTATCCGCCTCCGATGGGGGACGGTAAACCGGTTCTACATATTTTATCATAACAAGAACTTTACGAATGCATTATATAATCAAAGTTTCTTTTCATAGATATTAGCAAAATGGCTCCGACCTGTCAATAATCCATGCATCCGTCCGGCTCATTAATCATGGAAAAAGACACGCAAAGAAAAATCATGCTGATTAATAGTTATCGTTGACAATTTTAAAGATATAAGGTAAAATAGTAATTTATGAAACCTCCGAACATTTTGAGCGATCTGATAGAACATCTCGGAAAACTCCCCGGATTAGGGGAAAAATCCGCGGAGCGAATTGCTTTTTACCTTTTAAAGGCCCCGAAGGAACTAACCCAGTCTTTATGCAGCTCCATCGCCGGGATTAAGGGAATAAAATACTGCCCGAAATGTTTTAATTTCGCGGCAGATAACGGCTCATGCTCTATTTGCGATAATCTTTACAGGGATAAATCCGTAATATGCGTGGTAGAAGAAATAAGCGACCTCTGGGTCTTGGAACAGACCGGCGCCTATAAAGGCCTTTATCATGTTCTGGGGGGAAGGATAGCACCGCTGGAAAACACCGGTCCGGACAACCTTACCATCAGGCAGCTCTTGGATAAAATAAGGAACGGAAACGGCATACGCGAGGTTATCCTGGCGACCAATCATACTTTTGAAGGAGACGCCACGGCTGCATATATCCAGGACAAATTGGGCGGGGGAAAAGTCAAAATCTCAAGGCTTGCCCGCGGAATCCCCTCCGGCAACAAACTGGAAACCGTAAGCCGGCTGATATTAACCGATGCTTTACGTGACCGTAAAACATTTAATTCAAGAAACAGCTAAAATGGAAAACAGTAAAATGCCGTCGACTAAAAGTGGAGGCTTCAACCTAAACCCCGAACTAACACACCGGCTTGAACAAAGACTCAGCCCGCAAATGCTTCAATCCATGGAAATACTGCAATTACAGTCTTTAGACCTGCAGCTCATGCTCAAGCAGGAAATGGAAATGAACCCGACTTTAGAGCTGGCCGAAGAACAAGAACTTATCCAGGATAAAACGGATGATGGGACCAAGGACGAAAATACTGATGATGAAAAACCGGCTCCGGAATCAGACCCTGTTGAAATACTGGATAAAGAAAGGGAGACCCTTTCTTCCCAACACTCTCTAAAACAACAACCAACCATAGACCGGAAATGGGAAGCCATGCAAAATGTCTCCGACAAGCCCTTATCGCTACAGGATTATATCCATCAGCAATTTAAATTCATGGAAACCGACGAAAAAACGGAACAAATCGCCAAATACATCATTTTTAATATAGATAATAACGGATTTATCAAACTGTCTGACGAGGAAATCGCGCAGGCAATGCAATCGACTTCGGATGACGTTAAAAAAGTGCTCGGCATCATACAACAATTTGACCCGCCCGGCGTTGGCGCACGCACCCTTCAGGAATGCCTTATGTTACAACTACCTGAACATGATTCAAACCTGGAAATCAAAAGACAGATTATCGCAAACCACCTGGAAGATATTCAAATGAACCGCATCCCGTTGGTGGCAGATATTTTGGGAAAACCGCTTGATGAAATACAAACCGTGGTCAAGGAAATCCTGCAATTAAACCCTTACCCGGGTAAAAATTTCGCAAGGGAATCGACATATCATATCGTACCGGATATATTCATAACCGCAGTTGACGACAAAGGCGATTACGAAATACGCTTAAACAACGACTATGTTCCCCCTCTCAGGATAAACCAATATTACCAGAAAATGCTGGCTGACCCGGAAACCCCGCAAGAAACCAAGGATTATATAAAAAAGAAAATAGAATCGGCCAATGCCATTATCCTTGCGATTCGCCAGAGACAAAACACTCTGTTGCGTATTACCAGGGAAATCGTTAATGCACAAAAAGAATTCTTTGATAAAGGCATGTCTTACCTGAAACCGTTAAAAATGCAGGACATTGCCGAGAGGCTAAAAATCCATACCACAACCGTTTCACGGGCAATAAGTTCGAAGCAATACAAACCGGCAGGCGAACCGAAAGATGAAGCCGCTGCCAAACCGGCAAAAACGTCCAAATATATACAAACCCCTCGCGGGATTTTCAGCATGAAATTCTTTTTTTCACGTTCAACCGACAGCTCAATAAATGAATGGCAGTCCGTAAAATCTGTCCTGTCCATGCTTCAGGAGCTCATTAACCAGGAAAACAAGGAAAGCCCTCTTTCTGACGCTGAAATAATAGAAAAACTGGGCGAAAAAGGCGTTAAAATAGCCCGCAGAACCATTAACAAATACCGCCAGATGCTGAATATCCCGTCATCCCAGGCAAGAAAAAAATATTAGGAATATCACTAAAAATATTGACGCGAAAAGGCTAAAAGGTTATTATTTGATGCATACGCAAATAGTTTAATAGGGAGGGTGTAATAATGGATGAAGAAAACAAGCCCGACGAAATAGATTCCGAAAATCAGTTCGACCCACAAAATCCAGAAACAAATGCTCCGGAAGAGCCGGCGCCGGTATCGACGGAGGCAACAATGCTTAACCGCCCCCAAACGGAAAGCGATGAAGCACCGCAGGCCAACGCACAAGAATCACCGGAAACCCCGCCCGAAGCGGCTGAAGCCACGCCACCGGAACCAATTAAGGTGAAACCACGCTACAAACCGGTTTCCCAATCCCGCGCGGAAGCCGGCTCTAAAAAGATGGCTTTCATCATCATGTTTGAAACCCTGTTCGTCGTAATTTTAATAGGGTTAAGCGGGTTCCTGCTTTATAAAATAAGCGAACTGAAAAAGAATGGCGGCGGCACGAATGGCGTAAAATCACAGGAAGACACCCAGCGGATAGAAGAATTACAAAAAGATTTGGACAAACTTAAGTCTGACAAAGAAAGCATCGAAAAAAAGCTGGAAGGCAAAGGAAACGAACTAAATACAAAACTGACCGAATTCGAAAACCTTAAGATAGAAAAAACATCGCTGGAAGGGAAAATATCTTTGATCGACACCAAATTAAAATCACTCGAAAGCACTAAAGACGGCCTGGAAAAGGAACGGAATGATTTAATCGAACAGCTTAACCCGTTGCAGAATGAAAACAAACTGATAAAAGACCAGCTTAACCAAAACGAAACAGAGAAAAACGATTTGACGGAAACTATTAAAAAGCTTACGAATGATATCGATAAGTTAAAACTGGAAAAAGAAGCCCTCGAAGAAGTCAGGAAAAACAAGCAAAGGGACTTTGAAAGGCTCTATGAGGAATACGCGCCTAATGCAATAAGAGTCATTGAAGAATTGCGAAAGTTTCATGGATACCTGGAAAAAGGGAT
The sequence above is a segment of the Planctomycetota bacterium genome. Coding sequences within it:
- a CDS encoding radical SAM protein, giving the protein MKYVEPVYRPPSEADSLLIQATLGCPHNKCTFCGMYKGVKFSIRSVKDIKEDITSARELYGTEAVHSMFLPDGNTIIMKTDELEEIFKFSYKTFPKLKRITLYASGKILKFKILEDLKRLHKAGLTRLHKGLESGNDEVLKRIQKGADAKTMIETGKRVKEAGIELSEYVLVGIGGKELTKEHAIDTAKVLNAVNPDFIRLRTWVPVPIAPLYKDYQTGKFKLLSPHEALREVKLLIENLEIDSLLLSDHISNFLNISGQLPRDKQSMLKRIDEGLKMDENSFRPPLQEL
- the recR gene encoding recombination protein RecR — translated: MKPPNILSDLIEHLGKLPGLGEKSAERIAFYLLKAPKELTQSLCSSIAGIKGIKYCPKCFNFAADNGSCSICDNLYRDKSVICVVEEISDLWVLEQTGAYKGLYHVLGGRIAPLENTGPDNLTIRQLLDKIRNGNGIREVILATNHTFEGDATAAYIQDKLGGGKVKISRLARGIPSGNKLETVSRLILTDALRDRKTFNSRNS